AAGTGGCATTTCTGATCAATGGCCGCCTTAGCTGGGGTGATTTTCGCAGTCTCTGCTCGCCTCTTCTCTTGGTCTTTCTCTACTCTGCGAATAGCTACCCTCAATCTGTCGAAGTCCTTTATCGTCTCATAGAGATAGCCAGTAGTATCCTTTAAGGCTCCCTTGAGGCCACTCCAGAACACCTCCCTCAACATGTTGTTCTGCTCCATGGTGGGGAAAGGGTGTGTCTGGCATGCCTTTGAGATGAGATCCTCTAACCTACAGCCCCAGGTTGTGACATCTTCCTCTTTCCCTTGCCGGGCACTGTAGAAGGCAGCTAGGACTGACTCTGGCTTGTCGACAATTCCGTAAATACTCTCCATCTTCTGAAGAAGGTCCTCTATAGCAGTTCCAGATCCTAATCGCATGGCTATCCTGCTAGCCTCACCTCTCAGTGACCGTCTGACTGCTGCCGATATCTGCTCTGGTGTGAACTCTTCCTTTTGTAGAGACTCCACCTCATATCTCCAGAGGTCATAGGTGACATCTCCCTTTCCATCGCCAGAGAAGATAGGAAGTCTTGGAGGCTGGGTTACCAGGAAACGGGAATGGGGTTCCTTCTTCGTGGTCTTCCTACAAGTGTCAGCTTCCGAAACCCCAGGCTGGGACGTCATATGGCTACGGAACCAAGATACAGTCTGCTCCACTGAAGAGGCTTCTGGTCTAACCCTCATCTGCTTAAAAGCTGCGACAATGTTCATAACCTCCTGGAGTTAGCTCGCTGGGAGATGTAGCCTGGTTTGGTAAGTCCATGGTAATCTTGGAGTCCTTTACAGTGGAATTCTCATCTAAAGACTGGCTGTCATCACTGTCCAAAAGCTCTATTTCCGTATCCGACATAATTCCAGAATAATGTGTGGATATTATAACAAAATACTTACCACCTGAAAGAAAATACCTATCGCCTGAAAGAAAGTACTTACCAGCCAACACAGAAAATCCTTTGGTCAGCTTAAGTAACGCTATGTGACAAGTAACAAAACCAGCTCCTTGTGTAGGGTGTCTATAAAAACTATTAGTGTTGTAATGGAAGGTATGGTAATAATCAAAAGAAATCAATCTGTACTTAAAGCTATTGCTGTAAACAGTAGAGTTCCTGAAATCAGAAGTATTACTTATTACTAAGAACACAAgtaatacaacaacaatgtaaATGTGCATGTGAAGGGATGGGAATGACATATATATTCACTCAAACACAAATACAATCTCACAGACTCTTACCAAATACAACGAAGCAGATAAGAAAAATACAAACGACTGAAAACTGAACTCCATAGGTCTAGAAACCACACAGTAGAACAGAATAGAGCATAGTAGAACAATAGGATTAGCATGTATTCCTGTATAACTAAACcctatcaaattttgaaaaaaaaaatgcaaaaatttaaatgaatggTAAATAGtgatagaaaaataaatattaagtgaataaacaaatatataaatgaatgaaaaaaaaataatacccaAGCAGACAACGCtataatacaattattaaataaataaattgactAATTAAGACAAAGTACAAATACTGATAAAGTCTACAAGTACATGAAAAGTTATCAAACAAgatttgtgaaaatattataGTAAGTAATTCTGAATGCAGAATATT
The nucleotide sequence above comes from Argopecten irradians isolate NY chromosome 1, Ai_NY, whole genome shotgun sequence. Encoded proteins:
- the LOC138317877 gene encoding paraneoplastic antigen Ma1 homolog produces the protein MNIVAAFKQMRVRPEASSVEQTVSWFRSHMTSQPGVSEADTCRKTTKKEPHSRFLVTQPPRLPIFSGDGKGDVTYDLWRYEVESLQKEEFTPEQISAAVRRSLRGEASRIAMRLGSGTAIEDLLQKMESIYGIVDKPESVLAAFYSARQGKEEDVTTWGCRLEDLISKACQTHPFPTMEQNNMLREVFWSGLKGALKDTTGYLYETIKDFDRLRVAIRRVEKDQEKRRAETAKITPAKAAIDQKCHFEELKGMINQLAGEVERLRDTKVQAPAQGHDRTNRCTEKTVRKDVDQKDEPICRRCNQPGHLRIGCKVRMDHSKHHLNAKKPSSGGR